CTtccataattaaaaaaaatatattttcatacCTTCCTGCCCAACAACCTCTTGGAGTCTTCAGAGTCCCTCAGCAAAGCGGTGTGGCTGCTTTGGTACTGCGACACAAAGTCATCCAGTCTTTTGAGCCGTTTAGAATGGAACCTAATGTGTTTTAAGTCCCACTGGCTCTTCTCCATAATGCCCTGTGTTTTGTTATCCGCTGATATGTTCTGAAAGGAATCACACATTCATATATATGTTGATGACATTAGCAGCCAAATAGAATATAACctgaaaaacattacatttcatgtGACATTCCAGTTACCTGTCTTTGGATTCTTTGCAAGGCAGCATAATGCTGGGAATAATCCTCGTATGCCTTGGTATGTCCATGTCGTCCAAGGTCACCTTTGGAATGAAATAAATGACGAAAAGTTTTTTGTTATTAGCTCAAaaagtatatatgtatatgtatacatcAACAACTTGAAAATTGTTAAATATGACTGACCAAGCATTATCCCAGTCCACAGTCCAACATATGGGAGGATGTATTTGGTGAGGTGAATCATCAGGCCTTTGCAGTAATACAGGTTGGCCTCACCTTCCGTGTCCAGTGGTGCTTTGGACACCACTTGCCTGTAGCGTTTTGCAAAGTTGTTGCTGCCTGGTATGTCCTGCAGTTAACCGTAACAGTGGCATTActggtgtgtttgcagacagTCTTTACATGCAATGACAGAACACACTGTCTCAACTACTCTCTCCCACATATTTaaaaattatttcatttatttattattattatgaatagAACGATTATTCCACAATGACCATGTCCGACAGTTCTTTTTATAATTCTTTAGCCAATGTCACGATAAACTTGAATTTATTGTCATTCcttattttctgctttaaatacaacttaattgtttgtgttttaggtCAGGTAAATATCAATGTTATTGTacaaacataaatatacacTTACCCTCAAGTCATCCTTGATAAGACTGGACTCGGAAGTGTCATCCAGCTGTACCTGAGACCTCTGAAGCCATGTCTGGAGGTTTTGAAAGTGCTTCTCCACATTAGCAGCACTAGAAGGACtactgaaaacaacagcagcactttgcacCATGTCATCCAGTTCCTCCAAAGTGCTGGCTGTTGTAAACAGCCCAAAAATGTGCATGGCCAAGTGGTAGTGTTTGGGTGCACTGCGGGGtatagacagagagacagagggttaACCTTTGATTAATAATTTAAgaatgtatttaaatgcaattaatgtaatgtgatttgtACAGTATATCTAACCTTGAACTTTGGATATTGAAAAAGACCACTCTTTTCTTAGCAAAACATTAATAATAGAATACATTAATGTTAcagtttctgctctttttcctaTGCAGATTGTAAAGTCTCAATCATTATATCTTAACTGTGACATTTTGCTGACATTATGACACTCTAGTTATGCTTACTACTTTCTGCACATCTCCTTTGCATTCTTCATTACATGGCTCAGGCACCGATGAAGGATGGGCACAGCAAAGTCTGCCTTGGTTCCTTGACCATTTGCTATTCTGTAGTAGTGGTTGATGGCGTCATTTAGGCTCTTCCTTCCAAAAGACATAGATATTGCCTGCATCAGCACCATTGACCCATCACACATAAGCAGGATGGGTGACTTCCTGCCCTGGCGACACATCCGTTAGGAATGCCTCAAGGAAGTAGGTCACTGAGGCTGTGGTGTGGTCGCAGGTTAAATATGTTGCAACTGGAAAAGGAGACTTATTTTTTGTTGGATTCCGAACCACTGTTTCATAAACATAAAAAGGGGGAGACCCCTTTTCTTTGGTCTTGATGCTCCCCGTAGCATCAAGATAAATGATGTCCTCTTGGCATCTTTCTTGATATATTGCGATGCTTTTTGACGACCACAGCATCACACCTTTGGGTTCGAGGAACACCTTCTGCAATGCTTGGTCCGCCGaacttcctcttctctccagcaTCAATTGCAAACTAATGTTCTCATTGCTGTGTAGCCGACGCCTCTGCTTGAACTCCCTCGAGATGTTCTTCAGTACCTGTGGGGTTGGCACTTCATCGCGACAGCCAGATTGCAGAACATCCTCATCAAGTTTACTAATTCGGTCCAGGTACAGTTCTTTTGGTAGCTGCCTTTGTAGGTCCTGGCCGACTTTAACTCTTTCTTCAGCCCTGACAGGTCTTCTTCTAAGCTCACAATAATTGTGAAGGCTCTGCCCACCCTGGAATTCCACTTTGGCTTTAAGATCTATGTTGATTTCAATAgcaactgtaactgtaactggaCAGTCTTCAAAACTGCAATAACCCAGACAGTAGAAGTGGGGGCCTGATCTTGTTGAGCGCAAAGCCTTAATTTGGTGTCTTTTGAaggcaaaagaacaaaaaggatGTATGCTCCTCAAGCCTTTTGAAATAATATTTGTCCAATTCAGTCCTCTGAAGgttcttttgttccttttttttttttggagaatcTGCCAATCTTTTTTTTCAACAAAGAAGTAGGAAGGATTGGGGGGCAGTGCAATTCTTATAAGACCTTTGCTGTCGGAGCTGCTTGTGGtcacctgaaaatgaaatgcactaTACTAAAGCTTTTGAACAACATACTTCTACAAATTTGGTAGGTATCTTTTTAAGGAAATTACTAACAAATCTAATGTCTTTTAGAAACATTTTTTATAAAAACTGTAGCATGTTTTCCAAATCATTTTCTGAATTTCTTAATTACATTGCATTtggatttctctgtgcttttatCATTTTCTATATCTTTGAAAATACTTGACCTGCATTTATATATTTCATAATTAAACCAATGTAGGTCAGCCATGCCTTACGTTGCTTGAAGGGAAAACACAAATTTAACATTACTTggtacaaaaaacacaaagatgtacTAACTTCATCATATAAAAAACATGATAACTAGACACAAAGATGTACTGACTTGTTGTGGAGCTGTagcctcatcttcatcagttcCTGGACTGCTGGCCTGGGACTGGAGAGGGGCTGTGGTCAGCTctggctgctgcttcagtggagGGGCAAACAGAAAGTTTAATATATAGAAGTCTTAAGGGAATCTTTGAATGTTGGAAGAAGAAATGTACACATACTTACCTCCTGTAATTTGTGACTTTTGAGAAGTCTCAGGCGGTTTGTGGTAGTGTTTGGAAGACCAAATGCTTTACACATTTGTCCCCAAAAACCCTCACTTTGTGAGACAATCTTCTCAAACTTTACCCCGTTTTTTTGTAgatattgtgcttttctgacAATATCCTGTGTTTTAATGATTTGAGTTTTGTTCTATAGggaaaagcaacacaaatcaTAATAAATAACATATTAGGACTATTCTTACGAACACGTGTGCCATATAAAGTGGAATAATAAATGTACTTACCCCAAACAACCTGAAAGTGCACACTCTgtagaaaaacaacacacatttgttGTTAGGATGACATTACATGTGTCTATTTAGTCAAAAGTCAAGATCTAACCAAACCTAAattaacaacataaacacatacacaattGACTCAGGAATattaaataatacataaatgaaTTGTTGTTCATAATGGACAATATGAACACTTAAACAATTTGAATTAAGTCTTCCCTAAATGTGTagaatttttttcccccaaggATGGAGCCAACAATGATCCTCGATGTTATTACATGCTGTGGTCACACTGGGGAAGAGTCATTAAATCTCTATCAAACAAAAGaatcaacataaaaatgtaGCCTATGCAGTATTATGGAATGTGTAAAGACTTTGCACCCCTTTATACAGGCAAGCTGCACAcaccagccccccccccccgactgaATGTGTAAA
The sequence above is a segment of the Chaetodon auriga isolate fChaAug3 chromosome 23, fChaAug3.hap1, whole genome shotgun sequence genome. Coding sequences within it:
- the LOC143315907 gene encoding uncharacterized protein LOC143315907, which gives rise to MSFGRKSLNDAINHYYRIANGQGTKADFAVPILHRCLSHVMKNAKEMCRKYAPKHYHLAMHIFGLFTTASTLEELDDMVQSAAVVFSSPSSAANVEKHFQNLQTWLQRSQVQLDDTSESSLIKDDLRDIPGSNNFAKRYRQVVSKAPLDTEGEANLYYCKGLMIHLTKYILPYVGLWTGIMLGDLGRHGHTKAYEDYSQHYAALQRIQRQNISADNKTQGIMEKSQWDLKHIRFHSKRLKRLDDFVSQYQSSHTALLRDSEDSKRLLGRKRF